The window AACGTAAATGGCCAGATGACTATGAAACCTTACGTTTCAAAATCATCCGGCCATTTGGTAGTTCGCAATCGACTCCGTTGCTCGGTATGAATAGACAATAATTTATAAACTTATGGTTTTTACTGATGCTTTGTCACACCATATTCTTACAATGTTGTGACACTGAGGGCATTTCATTTCAATATAAATTTTTTCCTTGGGAATGCTGTCATGGGGTTTTGCATAATATAGCATATTTCTTTACCGTAGATTGCCTGCAATCGTTTCTTTGAACAGTGCAGCAAGTTTTCCCCCCTATAAAGCACCTCACCTGAAATGGAATAATTAGAACTAAGTAAGCCCATAACGGCCTTGCATACCGTCGTTTTTCCTGCCCCAGAGCTGCCCACAATGGACAACATTTCTCCTCCATCTATTGAAAAAGAAATATCCTTTGCAATTTCTTCACCCGTTTTGAGAGTAATAGTGAGATCTCTGACGTCAAGAAACACTGATCTGGTCCTCCTTGCCAATAAAATAATCTGCATATTGCTCAGAGAGTGTACCATCCAGGCCAAGTTCAACTCTCATTGCTTGGATTTGTTCTTCTGTTGCGAACAATGTAGTCTTTCTTACAAGCATTTCTGCCGGATCTGTACCGGTAAATATCTGCAAGCAAAAACTGAGAGTAACGACTCCCAAAATCACAATTAGCAAGGTTATAATACGTTTTACAATTCGCGCACTGATCCCCATACTGAACAACTGATTTGCCCCCCATTCGCTCGCGGTTAGACATCGCTAACTGACACCCTTAAAAAGAACCGCTGAACGCGGCTCTTTTCACCATTCTCTAATTAACGTCAATTATGATAGCACAAGATCATATATTCGTCTATAACTGTTTAGGTCAAGTCTTAATCCATTTAGGTCACGAGTATTTCAAACGATATGCGATAGGAGTCATTTCGTATACTGATTTGAATGCCCCAGAAAACTTTCCTTGATTTTCATACCCTGCAAGACTGGCAATTTCACCCACACTCAATGTCGGCTCTGACCTAAGTAATTCCGCAGCAGCCTCCATCCGTTTCCTTTTCATAAACGTGCCTAGAGAAGCACCGGAAATTGACTTAAAGCAGCGTTTCATACTTGATTCCGAAACCCCATAAATCTCTGCTATCTCAGAAATATTTTTTTGTGTAAAAGGATTTTCAATAATATACTGA of the Intestinibacillus sp. Marseille-P6563 genome contains:
- a CDS encoding ATP-binding cassette domain-containing protein; translation: MFLDVRDLTITLKTGEEIAKDISFSIDGGEMLSIVGSSGAGKTTVCKAVMGLLSSNYSISGEVLYRGENLLHCSKKRLQAIYGKEICYIMQNPMTAFPRKKFILK